One window from the genome of Podospora pseudocomata strain CBS 415.72m chromosome 6, whole genome shotgun sequence encodes:
- the NPL6 gene encoding chromatin structure-remodeling complex subunit RSC7 (EggNog:ENOG503NVPY; COG:S), whose protein sequence is MPSRRSGRAAAKRAQQALESTPKNFEGLDDEDEPMPDVDADVEADEDVEPPQDAEEEGDKDEDSVVEEEEEVAQEEEEEKSPSPPPEPVIRRRRLGRPPKNRPPDWDQLPIERPNADSDTPRRRGRGGWRGRGGRKGQYSAPTTQSIDKDGTVLDIVNDEVDLPEDPEGEKKVDKLGNLQDGREYRCRTFTVAGRGDRLYMLSTEPARCVGFRDSYLFFTKHKKLFKIIVNDEEKRDMIERDIIPHSYKGRSIGIVTARSVFREFGALIIVGGRRIIDDYNVAAVREDGAVEGELADPNDIYDPSQPYNKNQYVAWHGASAVYHSNAPTVPQQNAKVDTKKRRVAVNDMNWQLEHAREASQYNSILTDMRRQNVKGVYNVMTNLMHYPRISQPTHARIEQVLDSGKGEDAEESSTFPPLEPSISRNFLVMDTYMETPPAGISPAAYEVPFRTSPADYEASAAADPLAPFRGLSVISDDIIAELPPDCRAAFDKARQEEVDWFNKWGDEAKNTSRREPIVDKAIVPYPVMMH, encoded by the exons ATGCCCTCTCGGCGATCCGGTCGTGCTGCAGCCAAACGCGCTCAGCAAGCGCTTG AAAGCACCCCCAAGAATTTCGAGGGactcgacgacgaagacgagccCATGCCCGATGTCGATGCCGATgtcgaggccgacgaggatGTTGAACCCCCGCAAGAtgcagaagaggagggtgacaAGGACGAAGACTCTGTTgtcgaagaggaagaggaggtagcccaagaggaagaggaagagaagtcgccctcacccccacccgAGCCCGTcatccgccgccgtcgtctCGGCAGGCCCCCGAAGAATCGCCCGCCTGACTGGGACCAGCTTCCCATTGAGCGCCCCAATGCCGACTCGGATACTCCCCGTCGCCGTGgcagagggggttggcgaggccgtggtggtcgcAAAGGCCAATACTCGGCACCCACAACACAGTCGATCGATAAAGACGGTACTGTCTTGGATATCGTCAACGACGAGGTCGACCTTCCCGAGGATCCTGAGggtgagaagaaggtggatAAACTGGGCAACCTTCAGGATGGTCGTGAATACCGCTGCCGCACCTTCACCGTTGCCGGCCGCGGCGATCGTCTCTACATGCTCTCCACCGAGCCTGCCAGATGTGTCGGTTTCCGCGATTCTTACTTGTTCTTCACCAAGCACAagaagctcttcaaaattATCGTTAATGACGAGGAGAAGCGCGACATGATCGAACGCGATATCATCCCACATTCCTACAAAGGTCGCAGCATAGGAATCGTGACAGCGAGGTCCGTGTTCCGCGAATTCGGCGCTTTGATCATTGTCGGCGGACGGAGAATCATCGACGACTACAACGTCGCGGCAGTTCGTGAGGatggggctgttgagggcGAGTTGGCGGACCCTAACGACATTTACGACCCTTCGCAGCCTTACAACAAGAACCAATACGTTGCCTGGCATGGCGCCAGCGCGGTGTACCACTCCAATGCACCTACTGTTCCGCAGCAAAACGCCAAGGTCGACACGAAGAAACGTAGAGTGGCCGTCAACGACATGAATTGGCAACTTGAGCACGCCCGTGAGGCGAG CCAATATAACAGCATCCTGACCGATATGCGCCGCCAGAATGTCAAGGGGGTTTACAACGTCATGACCAACTTGATGCACTATCCCCGCATCTCCCAGCCAACCCACGCCAGAATCGAACAGGTTCTCGACAGCGGCAAAGGCGAGGACGCCGAAGAGAGCAGCACATTTCCTCCGCTTGAGCCGTCCATCTCTCGGAACTTTCTGGTCATGGATACCTACATGGAGACGCCCCCGGCCGGCATCTCGCCAGCCGCCTACGAAGTGCCATTCCGCACGTCCCCTGCTGACTACGAAGCTTCAGCAGCTGCCGACCCTCTAGCACCATTTCGAGGACTTTCGGTTATATCTGACGACATCATTGCCGAGTTGCCCCCGGATTGCCGGGCTGCTTTCGACAAGGCCAGACAAGAAGAGGTCGACTGGTTTAACAAGTGGGGCGATGAAGCCAAGAATACTTCAAGACGTGAGCCAATTGTGGACAAGGCCATTGTGCCGTATCCTGTGATGATGCATTAA
- the CLG1 gene encoding cyclin-like protein (COG:S; EggNog:ENOG503NWJX): MPGGVCAVLDYDVELMADYVSEMATRVVMPRNTVNPAFRKYVSGILSSTRLPRTTILLGLNYLAKRINMMPAGAVQNEGEIWGLLTIALLLGSKFLDDNTFQNKSWSEVSGIPVRDLNTLEYEWLAAIGWVLYVNLDESKDYNAWLDNWTEWKETKKRQQHQASRERLAALVTPIDTDVSRARNQHVYSSWHQQQVAEYERLSSMKRGQATPPAYRHEQASWGYMAWPQPTAPLTPPDSGYGTPEYTNSATSCNSHYAEWFDRAIVGGSNTSRHYQQPAPAYSGYRHTGQNTRNAGNYGGFYSHNIWEHPGPDCTCSSCVSVHKQPSYFFAHSYGQPVAG; this comes from the coding sequence ATGCCTGGAGGCGTTTGCGCTGTTCTCGACTACGATGTCGAGCTCATGGCCGACTATGTTTCCGAGATGGCCACCCGCGTGGTGATGCCACGGAACACGGTGAACCCGGCTTTCCGGAAGTACGTCTCGGGGATACTGTCTTCGACTCGTCTTCCCCGGACTACCATTCTGCTCGGTCTCAACTACCTCGCCAAGCGCATCAACATGATGCCCGCTGGTGCAGTCCAGAACGAGGGCGAGATTTGGGGTCTCCTGACAATCGCTCTTCTTCTCGGAAGCAAGTTTCTTGATGACAACACTTTCCAGAACAAGTCTTGGTCGGAGGTCAGTGGCATCCCAGTTCGCGATTTGAACACTCTGGAATACGAGTGGTTGGCTGCCATCGGCTGGGTTCTCTACGTCAATCTGGACGAGAGCAAAGACTACAATGCCTGGCTCGACAATTGGACCGAGTGGaaggagaccaagaagcgccagcaacaccagGCCAGCCGCGAGCGTCTTGCTGCTCTCGTCACCCCCATCGATACCGACGTTTCCCGTGCCCGCAACCAGCACGTGTATTCCTCTTGGCATCAGCAGCAAGTTGCCGAGTATGAGCGCCTGTCGAGCATGAAGCGTGGCCAGGCTACCCCTCCGGCCTATAGACACGAGCAAGCCTCGTGGGGTTATATGGCGTGGCCTCAGCCTACTGCTCCCTTGACGCCTCCCGATTCTGGCTACGGCACTCCCGAGTATACCAACTCGGCTACTTCTTGCAACTCGCACTACGCTGAGTGGTTTGACCGCGCCATTGTCGGTGGCTCCAACACCTCGAGGCACTATCAGCAACCCGCACCCGCTTACAGCGGATACCGCCACACTGGGCAGAACACCCGCAATGCCGGCAATTATGGCGGCTTTTACAGCCACAACATTTGGGAACACCCCGGCCCCGACTGCACCTGCAGCAGCTGCGTTTCGGTTCACAAGCAGCCCTCCTATTTCTTCGCTCATAGCTATGGCCAGCCTGTCGCTGGCTAA
- a CDS encoding hypothetical protein (COG:S; EggNog:ENOG503P649): MSSRFVSAGSIDATTGEATTEHAGPSDSQQQQPPPVSQKSKEWAEVTQQLESDRQRRILQAKQAQEGGEKSLYEVLQANKAAKQAEFEEKSKLKNQFRALDEDEIDFLDEVERRRREEEERRRREEEEGLRAFREIKSSREKGESEEEEVEVEGWDFGGEGGRRRKRRAEGRRLLVKKVKREEKMDDTEGSPAGKPSGGLVGGGSGGDKKATEVVVGKAAAAASVPKPAEAPAVSAKKAAGGLVDYGSDSNDSAYAYIGGWG, encoded by the exons ATGTCCTCCCGCTTCGTCTCAGCCGGCTCAATAGACGCCACCACGGGCGAAGCCACCACCGAACACGCCGGCCCATCCGActcccaacagcagcagccaccacccgTGAGCCAAAAGTCAAAGGAATGGGCAGAAGTCACCCAGCAGCTGGAATCCGACCGCCAGAGACGGATCCTCCAGGCgaagcaagcgcaggagggaggggagaagagcCTGTACGAGGTTCTCCAGGCGAACAAAGCGGCCAAGCaggccgagtttgaggagaagagcaAGCTGAAGAATCAGTTTAGGGCTTTGGATGAGGACGAGATTGATTTtctggatgaggttgagcgccggaggagggaggaggaggaaaggaggaggagggaggaggaggaggggttgagggcgtTTAGGGAGATCAAATCTTCtagggagaagggggagagtgaggaggaggaggtggaggtggaggggtgggattttgggggggagggggggaggaggaggaagcggagggcggaggggaggaggttgttggtcaagaaggtcaagagggaggagaagatggatgaTACTGAAGGGTCGCCGGCAGGGAAGCCgagtggtggtttggtgggtggtggctcTGGTGGCGATAAGAAGGCgacagaggtggtggtgggcaagGCTGCAGCAGCTGCTTCAGTTCCAAAACCAGCAGAAGCGCCAGCGGTttcggccaagaaggcggctGGTGGTCTGGTGGATTATGGCTCTGATAGCAATGA CTCTGCGTACGCCTACATCGGCGGTTGGGGATGA